CCTGGCGGATGTGGCGCGCCACCACGACCAGGTCCACGGCCGCCAGCAGCGCGAGCGCCGCGCAGGCCGCGGCCCACCCGGGGCGGCCGACCAGCACGAACAGCGCCGTGCCCGCGGCGGCCCACAGCAGGCCCCACAGGCTCAGCCACAACCGCAGCCGCAGGGGGCTGCGGGCGGTCGTCGGCTCGTTTCCGGAACGCATCGGCATCGCCTCGGTTCCCCGGTGCCCCGCTTCCATGGTCCCACCGCGGCGGCCGCGACGGCGGCCGTCGCTGCCGCCGCGGCCGTCGCGGGCGGCCTGATCAGGGAACGAGCCGGTTCACGGCCTTCGTGGTCGTCTTCTTGAAGCCGGCGACCGGGGCATCGGTCAGGTGGCCCATGCGGCTCCAGTCGACGACGGTCACCGTGGAGCCGTCCCGCCCGATCCCGTAGAGGTGGACGCTCGGCTCGGAGTCGGGGACCGAGACGTGCGTGCCGTAGACGTGCGCCCCCTCCTCGACCGGGAGCGGGCCGTAGTCCTGCCAGGACGCGGTGCCGCCCGGGTTGGTGCGCAGCCAGTCGGCGGCGCAGGCCGCGGCCTTGCGCTCCAGGGCGGTGACGAGCCGGGCAGCGGCCGCGTCGGAGGCGGTCCGCACGGAGATCTGGCCGGCGCGGGTGTCGAGCTCGGTGACGAAGTCGCGGTGCCAGCTGCCGGCCGCGGGCAGGGCGCCCGTCAGACAGAACGGCACGGTCTCCGGCAGCCCCTTCACGACCTTGCCCGTGGACCAGGGGTTGCCGGACTGCTGCGGGAGGTCGGCCCCGGTGACGAAGCCGGGGGCGGTGGCGGCCGGGGCCGCGGTCGAGGCGGTCGGGACGAGCGCGGCGGCCACCGCGACGAGGGCGGTGGCGAGGATGGCGGAGGCGCCTGGGCGTCGGAACATGGTCGGTTCTCCCCGTTGGTCATCGGTGCGTTGCGGTACGGGCAGAACCCTGCCCCGGGGCGGGGTGTCGGGCGACGGATCGCGGCGGATTCGGGACACTGGAACGGCCGTACGTGCTGTCACCAGGGGGAACACCTCCCGCATGGAACGGCGCCGTGGGACGGGGGAACGCCGTGGGTGTGGACGAGGGCGCGGGGACGGGTGCGGGGACCGGGCCGGGGGCCGGGGCGCGGACGGGGGAGGCGGAGCGGTTCGCGGGGCTGATGCGGGAGCTGAAGGGGCGCGCGGGGCTGAGCTACGGGGCGCTCGCGCGCACCCTGCACACGAGCACCTCGACCCTGCACCGCTACTGCAACGCCGAGGCGGTACCGGCCGAGTTCGCGGTGGTCGACCGGTTCGCGCGGGCCTGCGGGGCCTCGCGGGACGAGGCGGTGGACCTGCACCGGGCCTGGCTGCTGGCGGACGCCCGCCGCCGCGACCCCGCGGGACCGCCGGCGGCCGGTGCGGGGACCCCCGGTACCGCGGCGGGGCCGGCGGCCGCTGGCGCCGGGGAGCCGGGCGGGGGCGGCCGCGAGGCCCGGTCCGAGGGCGGGGCCGGAGCCGCCGCGCGCGCGGGCGCCGCCGGTACGGCCGGTGGCGTGGGCGGCGGTGAGGACGGGGGCGGCGGCGCGGGCGAGGCCGCCGGTACGGTCGTGGCCGGCTCCGGGCGGGCCGGGGCCGCGGCGCGTCGGCCCTGGTCCCGGCGGCGGGCGGTGGTGGCCGCCGCGGCCGGGGTGACGGCGGGAGCGGTGGCCGTGGCCGTACTGGCGGCGGCCGGACCGGAGGGGACTCCGCCGCCGGGCGGGGCGGCGGGCGCCCCGGCGTCCGCGTCGGCCCCGGCCGTACCCGCGCCGCCCGGTCCCTCGGCACCCGCGCCGGCGTCCGGCGCGACCTCCGCGGAGCCCTCGGCACCCGCGCCCGGCTCCGCGACCGCCCCGCGGCCGCTCCCGGACCCGTCCGCGCCTCCGGCCGCGGGCCCGGGACGGCCTGCGGCCGTGCCGGTACGGGCGGCGGTGCGCACCCACGTGTGGCAGCTGGGGTGCGACCACTCCTACCTGTCCGAGCGGGCCCCCGACGCGGTGCCCGCGCCGCCGGTGGAGGCGGACGCGCCCGCCTGGGCCGCCGCACAGCGCGCCGTCCACGCCGGTACGCAGATCCTGGAGGTCACCGTGCACGGCGCGGACCCGGGGGCCGTGGTGCTGGAGGGTCTCGACGTACGGATGGGCGCCCGCCGCACCCCGCCCAAGTGGAACGTCTACCGGATGGCACAGGGCTGCGGCGGCGCGCTCACCCCGGCCGTCTACGCGGTGAACCTGGACGCGCCGCGGCCCGTGGCCCGGCCCGTCGCCGGGGGCGACGAGAACGGCGCCCTCCCGGCCCCGGCCTTTCCCATGCGGGTCTCGGCGTCCGAGCCCGTCGTCCTGCGGATCGAGGCCACCACCACCGGCTGCGACTGCGACTGGTCCCTCGACCTGCGGTGGAGCGGGCCGGCCGGCTCCGGCACCCTGCGCATCGACGACGGCGGCCGCCCGCTGCGCACCAGCGCGGCCCCGGGGCGGCCGGAGTACGGCTACGCGTCGGACCGGGGCCGCTGGACGCGCTGACCCGACCCGACCCTGCCGCGTCCGTCTCCCGCGTCCGTCTCCCGCGTCCGCGCAGGTCAGCGGTGTTGTCAGTGGGCGCGCCTAGACTCGGCGGCACAGGACATCCCGACCGGCCGGACGGGAGAGGAGGGGACGAGCCGTGACACCGCTGCCAGCACAGGCGCCCACCGCGCACGAGCCGCCCGCGCAGTTGCGCGCGCTGCTGCGCCACGCCGCCGTCTTCCTGCCCGCCGCCGTCCCCCGCGAGGGGCGGATCGCCTTCTGGTCCCCCGACGGGGACGCCCTGCCCGAGGCCGGCCGGCCTGCCCCGCTCAGCGTCGTGCGCCCGCACGGGCCGGGCGTGCGCAGCCGGGCGGTGCCCTCCGTCAGCCTCTCCGTCAGCGCCGCCCTGCCGTTGCTCGCGCACGCCCGGCGCAGCCCCGTCGCGCATCCCGCCACCCGTGCCTGGGGCGCCGCGGCCGGCCAGGCCCTCGCCCTGGTCGCCCGCGGCCGGCTGCTGCCCGGGCTGACCCCGGAGGGCGTCGACGCCTGGCGGGCCGGTCCGCTGGACGCCGCCGACATCGACCACCTGCGGGCCGTCAGCGCGGCCCTGCCGCACGAGGGGTACGCGACGCCGCTGGCGGGCCGCCGCCCCCTCCGGCTGCCGGAGCCGGAGGCGCTGGTCCGCGCCTTCCTCGACGCCGTCGCCGACAGCCTGCCCCGCACCCCCGCCGCGGCCGTCGCCGCCGGGCGGCCGTTCGCCGCCCGGGAGCCGCAGCGGGTCCCCGGGATGCAGGACTGGGCCGCCCAGGTCGCGGCCGGCGCCGACACGGGCGTCGGCATCTCGCTCCGGCTCGACCTGTCCTCCTTCCGCCTCTTCGACGAGGCGGAGGGGGAGGACACCCGGCGGGCGGGCGCCGCCGTGGTCCAGGTGCACAGCCTCGCCGACCCGACCCTGGTCGCCGACGCCTCCGCGCTGTGGGCCGGTACGGCCGCCGCCGGTTTCGGCCCCCGGGCCCGGATCGACGCCGTGCTCGCCCTGCGCCGCGCCGCGCGGGTCTGGCCGCCGCTGCTGCGCCTGCTGGACCAGCCGGTCCCCGACGTGCTGGCGCTGTCGGACCCGGAGCTGGAGGACCTGCTGGGGGTCGTCGCGACCAGGCTCGCAGGCGCCGGGGTCGTGGTCCACTGGCCGCGCGAGCTGGCCCGTACGCTGTCGGCGACCGCCGTCGTGCGGTCCACCGCGCCCGGGTCCGCGACCGACGGCACCGCCTTCTTCGACGCCGAGCACCTCTTCGCCTTCTCCTGGGAACTGGCGCTGGGCAGCGACCGGCTCACCCCGGGCGAGATGGACGCCCTCGCCCAGGCCCACCGGCCCGTGGTGCGGCTGCGGGACCAGTGGGTGCGCGTCGATCCGGAACTCGTGCGCAAGGCGCGCAAGCGGGAACTGGGCCTGTTGGACCCGGTGGACGCGCTGGCCGCGGCGCTCTCGGGGACCGTCGAGGTCGGCGGGGAGCCGGTCGAGGCGGTGCCGGTCGGGGCCCTGGCCGCGCTGCGCGAGCGGCTCACGGGCGAACTGGCGCCGCTGCCGCAGCCCGCCGCGCTCAAGGCCACCCTGCGCGACTACCAGGCGCGCGGCCTGGCCTGGCTGGACCTGATGACCTCGCTCGGTCTCGGCGGATGCCTGGCCGACGACATGGGCCTGGGCAAGACCGTCACCCTGATCGCCCTCCACCTGCACCGCGACCGTCCCGAGCCCACGCTCGTGGTCTGCCCGGCCTCCCTGCTGGGCAACTGGCAGCGGGAGATCGAGAAGTTCGCCCCCGGTACGCCCGTGCACCGCTTCCACGGCGGCAGCCGCAGCCTCGACGGCCCGGAGGCGGAGGCCGGCGGCTTCGTGCTCACCACGTACGGCACGATGCGCGCCAGCGCCCCGCTGCTGGCCGGGCGGCGCTGGGGCATGGTCGTCGCCGACGAGGCCCAGCACGTGAAGAACCCCCACTCGGCGACCGCGAAGGCACTGCGCACGATTCCGGCGCCCGCCCGGGTCGCGCTGACCGGCACCCCGGTGGAGAACAACCTCTCCGAGCTGTGGGCGCTGCTCGACTGGACCACGCCCGGACTGCTGGGCCCGCTCACCGCCTTCCGGGCCCGCCACGCCCGCCCGGTCGAGCACCAGCAGGAGGAGGACGGGGGCAACGAGGCGGCGGTCGCCCGGCTGGCCGCGCTCGTCCGGCCGTTTCTGCTGCGCCGCAAGAAGTCCGACCCGGGCATCGCGCCCGAACTGCCGCCGAAGACGGAGACCGACCACCCCGTCTCGCTCACCCGCGAGCAGGCCTCGCTGTACCAGGCCGCGGTGGACGAGGCGATGGCCGTGATCGAGTCGAGCGAGGGCATGGAACGGCGCGGCATGATCATGAAGTTGCTGGCCTCGCTCAAGCAGATCTGCAACCACCCCGCGCAGTACCTCAAGGAGGAGCGGCCCCGGATCGCGCACCGCTCGGGCAAGCTCGCCCTCCTCGACGAGCTGTTGGACACGATCCTGGCCGAGGACGGCTCGGTCCTGGTCTTCACCCAGTACGTGACCATGGCCCGCCTGATCGAACGCCACCTGACGGAGCGCGGCATCGCCCACCAGCTGCTGCACGGCGGGACGCCGGTGCCGCGGCGCGAGGAGCTCGTGGACCGCTTCCAGGCCGGCGAGGTCCCGGTGTTCCTGCTGTCGCTCAAGGCCGCCGGGACCGGCCTGAACCTCACCCGGGCCGGCCACGTCGTCCACTACGACCGCTGGTGGAACCCGGCCGTCGAGGAACAGGCCACCGACCGCGCCTACCGCATCGGCCAGACCCAGCCCGTACAGGTCCACCGGATCATCGCCGAAGGCACCGTCGAAGACCGCATCGCCGAGATGCTGGAGGCCAAGCGGGCCCTGGCCGACGCCGTCCTCGGCTCCGGCGAGGCCGCGCTGACCGAGCTCACCGACCGCGAGCTGGGCGACCTGGTCTCCCTGCGCAGGCCCGCGTGATCACCGCGCGGGACGACCGCCGCCGCACCTTCGAGACGCTGCCCGCCGGCGCCGAGACGGCCAGCTGGTGGGGCCGGGCCTGGGTGAGCGCGCTGGAGGACGCCTCCGCCGACGCGGCCCGGCTGGCCCGCGGCCGGGCCTATGCGGCCGAGGGCCACGTCGACGCGGTCACCGTGACCCCGGGCCGGATCGTCGCGTACGTCCGCGGCAGCCGGGCCCGCCCCTACCGCACCGAACTGGCCCTGCCCGCCTTCACCGACGCCGAGTGGCGCGGGCTCCTGGAGGACGTCGCGGCCGACCCGGCCGCGCTCGCCGCCCTGCTGGAGCGGGAGGTCCCGCAGAGCCTCGCGGACGAGATCCTGCCCGCGGCCGGCGAGCTCGCCCCGCGCTGTTCCTGCCCCGACGTCGCCCGGCCCCCGTGCAAGCACGCGGCGGCCCTCTGCCACCGCGCGGCCCGCCTCCTCGACGAGGACCCCTTCGTCCTGCTGCTCCTGCGCGGCCGGGGCGAGCGGGAGCTCCTCGACGAACTCGCCCGCCGCAACGCCGCGCACGCCGCCCGCGAACGGCCCGACACCGCCCCCGACTTCCCCGGCGTACCGGCCCGGCAGGCGCTGGCCCGAGCGGTCCTGCCGCCGCTGCCCGCCCCGCTGCCGGTACCGGCCGCCGCGGGCCTCCCGCCCGCCTACCCCGCCGACCCGGCGGCCCCCGACCCGCTCGCGCTGGACCAGCTCGCCTCCGACGCCGCCGCGCGCGCCCTCGCCCTCCTCACCAGCGGCGAGGACCCGATCGCCGGGCTCGGACTGTGGCAGGACGCCGTCCGGTTGGCCTCCGCGCACCCCACCGCGGGGCTGACCGGCGCGGCCCGCACCCTCTACCGTGACCTGGCCCGCGCCACCGGGCGCACCACCACCGACCTGGCCCGGGCGGCGGCGGCCTGGCGGCAGGGCGGCCCCGCGGCCCTCGCCGCGCTGGAAGAGCCCTGGGACCCGCCGGCCGGACCCTTCGACCGCGCCCGGCCGGCCCTGCTCGGCGCGGCCCAGGGGCCGTTCCGCCCCGATCGAAACCGCCTCACCGCGGGCACGAGGCAGCTCCGGCTGGGCCGGGACGGCCTCTGGTACGCCTACGAGTCCCGGC
Above is a window of Streptomyces subrutilus DNA encoding:
- a CDS encoding helix-turn-helix domain-containing protein, with the translated sequence MGRGNAVGVDEGAGTGAGTGPGAGARTGEAERFAGLMRELKGRAGLSYGALARTLHTSTSTLHRYCNAEAVPAEFAVVDRFARACGASRDEAVDLHRAWLLADARRRDPAGPPAAGAGTPGTAAGPAAAGAGEPGGGGREARSEGGAGAAARAGAAGTAGGVGGGEDGGGGAGEAAGTVVAGSGRAGAAARRPWSRRRAVVAAAAGVTAGAVAVAVLAAAGPEGTPPPGGAAGAPASASAPAVPAPPGPSAPAPASGATSAEPSAPAPGSATAPRPLPDPSAPPAAGPGRPAAVPVRAAVRTHVWQLGCDHSYLSERAPDAVPAPPVEADAPAWAAAQRAVHAGTQILEVTVHGADPGAVVLEGLDVRMGARRTPPKWNVYRMAQGCGGALTPAVYAVNLDAPRPVARPVAGGDENGALPAPAFPMRVSASEPVVLRIEATTTGCDCDWSLDLRWSGPAGSGTLRIDDGGRPLRTSAAPGRPEYGYASDRGRWTR
- a CDS encoding DUF6343 family protein, giving the protein MRSGNEPTTARSPLRLRLWLSLWGLLWAAAGTALFVLVGRPGWAAACAALALLAAVDLVVVARHIRQGPHYQPGRDVPPYEPPHGPRTP
- a CDS encoding SNF2-related protein; the encoded protein is MPAQAPTAHEPPAQLRALLRHAAVFLPAAVPREGRIAFWSPDGDALPEAGRPAPLSVVRPHGPGVRSRAVPSVSLSVSAALPLLAHARRSPVAHPATRAWGAAAGQALALVARGRLLPGLTPEGVDAWRAGPLDAADIDHLRAVSAALPHEGYATPLAGRRPLRLPEPEALVRAFLDAVADSLPRTPAAAVAAGRPFAAREPQRVPGMQDWAAQVAAGADTGVGISLRLDLSSFRLFDEAEGEDTRRAGAAVVQVHSLADPTLVADASALWAGTAAAGFGPRARIDAVLALRRAARVWPPLLRLLDQPVPDVLALSDPELEDLLGVVATRLAGAGVVVHWPRELARTLSATAVVRSTAPGSATDGTAFFDAEHLFAFSWELALGSDRLTPGEMDALAQAHRPVVRLRDQWVRVDPELVRKARKRELGLLDPVDALAAALSGTVEVGGEPVEAVPVGALAALRERLTGELAPLPQPAALKATLRDYQARGLAWLDLMTSLGLGGCLADDMGLGKTVTLIALHLHRDRPEPTLVVCPASLLGNWQREIEKFAPGTPVHRFHGGSRSLDGPEAEAGGFVLTTYGTMRASAPLLAGRRWGMVVADEAQHVKNPHSATAKALRTIPAPARVALTGTPVENNLSELWALLDWTTPGLLGPLTAFRARHARPVEHQQEEDGGNEAAVARLAALVRPFLLRRKKSDPGIAPELPPKTETDHPVSLTREQASLYQAAVDEAMAVIESSEGMERRGMIMKLLASLKQICNHPAQYLKEERPRIAHRSGKLALLDELLDTILAEDGSVLVFTQYVTMARLIERHLTERGIAHQLLHGGTPVPRREELVDRFQAGEVPVFLLSLKAAGTGLNLTRAGHVVHYDRWWNPAVEEQATDRAYRIGQTQPVQVHRIIAEGTVEDRIAEMLEAKRALADAVLGSGEAALTELTDRELGDLVSLRRPA
- a CDS encoding SWIM zinc finger family protein, translated to MITARDDRRRTFETLPAGAETASWWGRAWVSALEDASADAARLARGRAYAAEGHVDAVTVTPGRIVAYVRGSRARPYRTELALPAFTDAEWRGLLEDVAADPAALAALLEREVPQSLADEILPAAGELAPRCSCPDVARPPCKHAAALCHRAARLLDEDPFVLLLLRGRGERELLDELARRNAAHAARERPDTAPDFPGVPARQALARAVLPPLPAPLPVPAAAGLPPAYPADPAAPDPLALDQLASDAAARALALLTSGEDPIAGLGLWQDAVRLASAHPTAGLTGAARTLYRDLARATGRTTTDLARAAAAWRQGGPAALAALEEPWDPPAGPFDRARPALLGAAQGPFRPDRNRLTAGTRQLRLGRDGLWYAYESRPGTEDWWPTGRPATDPVSALRG